Proteins from one Gibbsiella quercinecans genomic window:
- the rffC gene encoding dTDP-4-amino-4,6-dideoxy-D-galactose acyltransferase gives MCLYATVEPLSWESAFFGMASAKLNFSSPAPAVTAEALDAFTLVQARIPAQRLDLADALAGFGFRLVEGAVDLSLAVDDEPPAAQGLPVRPATPADIPALRAAASTVFAISRFRAPWYAPQDSGRFYAAWVEKAVLGTFDHQCLLALGSDGQPVGFVSLRDIGQQQARIGLLAAFPGAAGQGVGARLMAAAQGWCQQRQLTRLWVATQLGNIPALRLYQRHGARVTDTAYWLYRGLHDSI, from the coding sequence ATGTGCCTGTATGCCACCGTTGAGCCGTTAAGCTGGGAAAGCGCGTTTTTCGGCATGGCCAGCGCGAAGCTGAACTTCAGCTCGCCGGCGCCGGCCGTTACCGCCGAGGCGCTGGATGCGTTTACGCTGGTGCAGGCCAGGATCCCGGCGCAGCGTCTGGATTTGGCCGATGCGCTGGCGGGCTTCGGCTTTCGCCTGGTGGAAGGGGCGGTCGATCTTTCCCTGGCCGTCGACGATGAACCCCCGGCAGCCCAGGGTTTGCCGGTGCGCCCCGCCACGCCGGCGGATATTCCCGCGCTGCGCGCGGCGGCCAGCACAGTGTTCGCCATTAGCCGCTTTCGCGCGCCGTGGTATGCGCCGCAAGACAGCGGCCGCTTTTATGCCGCCTGGGTTGAAAAAGCGGTGCTCGGCACCTTTGATCACCAGTGCCTGTTGGCATTGGGCAGCGATGGCCAGCCCGTTGGGTTTGTCAGCCTGCGCGATATCGGCCAGCAGCAGGCGCGTATTGGGCTGCTGGCGGCGTTCCCCGGGGCGGCAGGCCAGGGCGTCGGCGCCCGCCTGATGGCGGCGGCGCAGGGCTGGTGCCAACAGCGGCAACTGACGCGCCTGTGGGTGGCGACCCAACTGGGCAACATTCCCGCATTGCGGCTCTATCAACGGCACGGTGCCAGGGTGACGGACACCGCGTACTGGTTATACCGAGGTTTACATGATTCCATTTAA